Proteins encoded within one genomic window of Arachis ipaensis cultivar K30076 chromosome B08, Araip1.1, whole genome shotgun sequence:
- the LOC110265260 gene encoding uncharacterized protein LOC110265260: MSIISWNCRGVAAPATVSELHSMCKQFKPAIVYLMETRARESTIKKLKRRLHFENVFHIEPRGLSGGLCLLWNEIYNINIYFWCDNHIKARIDDRKGKIWECNFIYGNPCFGRRKEQWRTITANNNNKGEPQLFIGDFNDILSQEEKIGLHPKPQNQVREFRQFADMNYLMDLDIKGGRFTWFGNPRNGFITRERIDRALVNWEWRILYQQASLKALPAISSDHCPLVLDINQVQRTEKSFKFEAFWTDHEDCENTEEKYWGQRARLKWLKWGDKNTAFFHATTIQRRGRNRIDKLKNEAGFWIQNRKEIMKHIEERFDALFTSNNKRNCESVVNKIPVRVSEDMNRELIAEVTEEEIRKAVFSMGSLKAPGPDGLNGLFYQKHWEIIKKEVCAVVREFFRNGFLPEEISETIVVLIPKVKDPEELNQLRPISCCNFIYKIITRVIVLRLKGLLEDIVSPTQSAFVGGRLIQDNVVIVQEVYHSLNRKGRDGSENVAIKLDMNKAYDRLEWDFLEKVLKKFGFAEKWVDWVMKCVRSASYRVRVNGELSKKIKPQRGLRQGDPLSPYLFILAAEVFTILMQQAKEKGNITGLKIAPTAPAITHLLFADDCIIFAKAKEEEIFQIITVLNEYTEASGQRINMNKSGISFGSQVPIQTRVDIEEILGMKTWDTPGKYLGLPAIWGRSHNKALAWIEEKIMNKLEGWKERLLNQAGKETLIKSVIQAIPSYIMNVIKFPKSFCGRISTKVARFWWAASGKERGIHWKKWDSITDSKSEGGLGFKDLEKQNTAYLAKQAWRALKNPNAIWVQILKSLYFPDGNFWTATGKKGASWVWRSILHGRELLRKCAKWSIGDGSKVSIWKDNWIAGRSSPLNTNSTDDSKVKDLIVNGEGWNKKKIESRFSQEICKEILSTPVSVVNKEDHLYWPWREDGSYSIRTGYYAARRVEQNSKYGNPSTSEDKREIWREVWRMEVPQKIRMFLWKACHDILPVGSNLYKRKMAPNPVFQICLKSPETVEHALLLCDWARAAWFGAECQWTPTVETVSSIGNWVVECIKKLRAGGGEDMEKRISKLGFLMWEIWKTRNNKLFQQQDVNPKWTIYRAKALEEIYWKLAEKQHTQKTEGNKSKTNLVKWRPPPENWLKANVDAAFRKDTGTGAIAVVIRDHKGRIILGFSGKIQATSSTVAEVQAVRQALIIVNNLQMGRTLIETDNLKLAQAIKSKIALGEAMAIFQDIQILMANLPEKGMTWTPRNGNRLAHAVAKAAEAETLRANWSTKPPTEIQSIIRTELRM, from the exons ATGAGCATCATAAGCTGGAACTGCCGCGGGGTAGCAGCTCCCGCGACAGTTTCTGAATTGCACAGTATGTGCAAACAATTCAAGCCTGCAATAGTATATCTAATGGAGACTAGAGCTAGAGAAAGTACTATTAAAAAGTTGAAAAGAAGGCTACATTTTGAAAATGTATTTCACATAGAACCCCGGGGACTGTCCGGAGGGCTATGCCTTTTGTGGaatgaaatatataatattaatatttactTTTGGTGCGATAATCATATAAAAGCTCGTATTGATGATAGAAAAGGAAAAATATGGGAGTGTAACTTTATATATGGGAATCCATGTTTTGGAAGGAGAAAAGAACAATGGAGGACAATCACAGCGAATAACAACAACAAGGGGGAGCCACAGCTATTCATCGGGGATTTCAACGACATTTTAAGCCAAGAAGAGAAAATTGGGCTACATCCAAAGCCACAGAATCAGGTGAGAGAATTTAGGCAGTTTGCAGATATGAATTACCTTATGGACTTAGATATAAAAGGAGGAAGATTTACATGGTTCGGAAATCCAAGAAATGGATTCATCACCAGGGAAAGGATAGATAGGGCATTAGTAAATTGGGAATGGAGAATATTATATCAGCAGGCATCACTCAAAGCTCTGCCAGCCATCAGTTCTGATCACTGCCCATTGGTTTTGGACATAAATCAAGTTCAAAGGACAGAGAAAAGTTTCAAATTCGAGGCCTTCTGGACCGATCATGAGGATTGCGAGAATACG GAAGAAAAATATTGGGGACAAAGAGCTAGGTTGAAGTGGTTGAAATGGGGAGATAAGAACACAGCTTTTTTCCATGCTACAACCATTCAAAGAAGGGGAAGGAACCGAATCGATAAGCTCAAAAATGAGGCGGGCTTCTGGATACAAAACAGGAAAGAAATCATGAAGCACATAGAGGAACGATTTGATGCGCTCTTTACTTCAAACAATAAAAGGAATTGCGAGTCAGTCGTAAACAAGATTCCAGTAAGAGTCTCGGAAGACATGAACAGGGAGCTGATCGCAGAGGTCACAGAAGAAGAAATCAGGAAAGCAGTTTTCAGCATGGGCAGCCTCAAGGCTCCTGGACCAGACGGCCTGAATGGACTGTTCTATCAAAAGCACTGGGAGATAATCAAAAAAGAGGTATGTGCAGTAGTCAGAGAATTCTTTCGGAACGGGTTCTTGCCGGAAGAGATTAGCGAAACCATAGTAGTTTTAATTCCAAAGGTAAAAGATCCGGAAGAACTCAATCAGTTAAGACCAATTAGTTGTTGCAATTTTATTTACAAAATAATAACCAGGGTCATAGTGTTGAGACTAAAAGGGCTCCTCGAGGATATAGTGTCCCCTACCCAAAGTGCATTTGTGGGTGGAAGGCTCATACAAGATAATGTAGTAATCGTCCAAGAAGTCTACCATAGCCTAAATAGGAAAGGAAGAGATGGATCAGAAAATGTTGCAATCAAATTAGACATGAACAAGGCGTATGACAGGCTGGAATGGGATTTTCTCGAAAAAGTGCTCAAGAAATTTGGGTTCGCTGAGAAGTGGGTTGACTGGGTGATGAAATGTGTTAGAAGTGCGAGTTATAGGGTAAGAGTCAACGGTGAGTTATCGAAGAAGATAAAGCCTCAGAGGGGTCTTAGACAAGGGGATCCATTATCCCCATACCTGTTCATTTTAGCAGCGGAGGTATTCACGATTCTTATGCAGCAGGCTAAAGAGAAAGGCAATATAACGGGTCTAAAGATAGCCCCAACAGCTCCGGCTATTACTCACTTGTTGTTTGCGGACGACTGCATTATTTTTGCGAAGGCGAAGGAGGAGGAGATTTTTCAGATCATAACCGTACTAAACGAATACACAGAGGCATCCGGGCAAAGAATTAATATGAACAAGTCAGGCATCTCCTTTGGAAGTCAAGTGCCGATACAAACGAGAGTAGACATAGAAGAGATTTTAGGAATGAAAACATGGGACACGCCAGGAAAGTACTTGGGGCTACCAGCCATATGGGGAAGATCTCACAACAAAGCTCTAGCATGGATTGAAGAGAAGATCATGAATAAACTAGAAGGGTGGAAAGAAAGGTTGCTGAATCAAGCAGGCAAAGAAACTCTAATAAAATCGGTAATTCAGGCAATACCATCGTATATCATGAATGTGATAAAGTTCCCGAAGAGCTTTTGCGGGAGAATTTCCACGAAGGTCGCGAGATTCTGGTGGGCAGCATCGGGGAAGGAACGGGGCATTCATTGGAAGAAGTGGGATAGCATCACTGATAGCAAGAGTGAAGGGGGATTGGGGTTTAAAGACCTGGAAAAACAAAACACTGCCTACCTGGCAAAACAAGCATGGAGAGCTCTCAAAAATCCAAATGCAATCTGGGTACAAATTTTGAAATCGTTGTATTTCCCGGACGGCAACTTCTGGACAGCAACGGGTAAAAAAGGCGCCTCATGGGTCTGGAGAAGCATCTTACATGGAAGAGAGCTATTAAGGAAATGCGCAAAGTGGAGCATAGGAGATGGCTCCAAAGTGAGCATCTGGAAAGACAATTGGATCGCAGGCAGGAGCAGCCCTCTCAACACAAACAGCACAGATGACTCAAAGGTTAAGGATCTCATTGTAAATGGGGAAGGCTGGAATAAAAAGAAGATCGAGAGCAGATTCTCCCAAGAAATTTGCAAGGAGATACTTAGCACCCCTGTTAGTGTAGTGAACAAAGAAGATCATCTGTATTGGCCATGGAGGGAAGATGGGAGTTACTCAATAAGAACTGGATACTATGCTGCAAGAAGAGTTGAGCAGAATAGCAAATATGGAAATCCATCAACAAGTGAAGACAAAAGGGAGATATGGAGGGAGGTATGGAGAATGGAAGTACCACAGAAGATCAGAATGTTTTTATGGAAAGCCTGTCATGATATATTACCCGTAGGTTCTAACTTATATAAAAGAAAGATGGCACCAAATCCAGTTTTCCAGATATGTTTAAAAAGTCCAGAGACAGTAGAACACGCACTACTACTTTGTGATTGGGCTAGGGCAGCATGGTTCGGAGCGGAATGCCAATGGACCCCAACAGTGGAGACAGTAAGTTCTATCGGAAATTGGGTGGTCGAATGTATAAAGAAGTTGAGAGCAGGTGGGGGAGAGGACATGGAGAAGAGGATCAGCAAGCTAGGATTTCTCATGTGGGAAATATGGAAAACAAGAAATAACAAACTGTTTCAGCAGCAGGATGTAAATCCTAAATGGACAATCTACAGGGCTAAAGCACTAGAGGAAATCTACTGGAAGCTAGCAGAAAAACAGCACACACAGAAAACAGAAGGTAATAAAAGTAAAACAAACCTGGTGAAATGGAGACCTCCCCCTGAAAACTGGTTGAAGGCGAACGTTGACGCAGCATTCAGGAAGGATACAGGAACTGGTGCAATTGCTGTGGTTATCAGAGATCACAAAGGAAGAATCATATTAGGTTTTTCAGGAAAAATCCAAGCCACATCAAGTACTGTGGCAGAAGTCCAGGCAGTAAGACAAGCATTAATCATAGTGAATAATTTACAAATGGGCAGAACCTTAATAGAAACTGACAACCTAAAGCTAGCTCAAGCTATCAAATCTAAAATAGCTTTAGGAGAGGCTATGGCCATATTCCAAGACATTCAAATTTTAATGGCGAATTTACCTGAAAAGGGAATGACTTGGACCCCCAGAAATGGAAATCGTCTAGCTCATGCAGTGGCGAAAGCGGCAGAAGCAGAGACACTACGAGCAAACTGGAGCACTAAACCACCTACAGAAATACAGAGCATTATTAGAACAGAGCTTCGAATGTAA
- the LOC107614366 gene encoding uncharacterized protein LOC107614366: MSAKGTRAWMVASSIGVVEALKDQLGLCRWNYAFRSLQQHAKNNIRSYTQAPKFSSSASAVSNKVKRSKEESIKKVMELDCWGPSTTRF; the protein is encoded by the coding sequence ATGAGTGCAAAGGGAACAAGAGCATGGATGGTGGCATCAAGCATTGGAGTAGTGGAGGCATTGAAGGATCAATTGGGTTTGTGTAGGTGGAACTATGCATTTAGATCACTCCAACAACATGCTAAGAACAACATCAGATCTTACACTCAAGCCCCCAAATTCTCTTCTTCTGCCTCTGCTGTTTCCAATAAGGTTAAGAGGTCTAAGGAAGAGTCTATCAAGAAGGTTATGGAATTGGATTGCTGGGGTCCTAGCACCACAAGGTTCTGA